DNA sequence from the Deltaproteobacteria bacterium genome:
CGGCCCATGCTCAGCGGATAGTAAATCAGGAATCGCACTTTCCCATTCGGATCAATCAAAAAGACCGCACGAATGGTTGCGGTATCGCTTGCCCCTGGATGGATCAAACCAAACAGCGCCGCAACCGCCATGTTCCGATCCGCAATCACGGGAAAAGGAATTTTCTGGCCAAAGTTCTTTTCAATATTCTGCTCCCAACCAATAGGGAAGGGAATTGGGGACGTTGCGGCTTTAGCGGCTTTTGTACGTTTCCAATACCTGCCACCAATATTGGCCGTCTTCTCGTCCTCGGCGAGCGGCTTTATAGACGGACTCTGCTCTCACGCCTAACAGCGGAGCCAATGGCTGCCCACTGCGACTCAACCCCTCGATCCAAAGATATGCGACCCCCTCTCGCACCCGACTTACCTCTCGCTGTCGTCCATTCCCTAGCATTCCCTCTACAGGGATACTCAAAATTCGGCACACGTGCGCCAGCAGCTCCTCCGCACTGAGCTGTTGATACCGTCCGAGGGGCCGGAGATCACTGTTCTGCTGCACCTCTCGCTGAACCTGTTCAACAAACGTAGAACTTCCTAGAATGCGCTCATCCGCACGATAGCCCTCACGTCCCTGGCGTAACTCCTGCACGGCTGCCCATCCTCCCATACTTCGCCGCAATCCTCCACCTTGAAACTCCGGACGGTGCCCCTGCTGCTCCCCTTCTGCCACAAACGCCCAATAGAGCTGCCGTGCTCGCGCAGGTGTTGCGGCAAAGTGCTTCAAGATCGTCACAGTGTCTTGCCAGGGATAGTGCTGAGTACCCACAAGCGCGGCATGGCCACTGTAAGCATACTGCCCCAACTCGGCGAGATCACGCACGATCCCAGCCCGCAGGGGATTGAGGTGCAAATAGCGCACGAGTGCCAACAAATAGAGTTCTTCCTCACAGACGATCGATTTGTAGCGATTCTGGAACAGATGCCCACTGCGATGATGACGCCGATTAAACATCCCGGCATAACCAGTCAGCAGCGAACGCATGCTGCGCGCGAGTGGACGGCTGCCCATACGCACTAGCAGATGGAAGTGATTGGGCATCACGGCCCAAGCATACACCTGCCAGGCATCAGCCTCGGCGAGTGTGGCTAAGCGGCGCACGAAATCCCCGCGATCCTGATCATCCCGAAAAATGACTTGCCGTGCGAGTCCACGGGCCATGACGTGATGCAGCACCTCGGGGGCATCTAAACGAGGACCTCGCGGCATGCGAACCGCC
Encoded proteins:
- a CDS encoding redoxin domain-containing protein, which produces MKPLAEDEKTANIGGRYWKRTKAAKAATSPIPFPIGWEQNIEKNFGQKIPFPVIADRNMAVAALFGLIHPGASDTATIRAVFLIDPNGKVRFLIYYPLSMGR